A single region of the Leptothrix cholodnii SP-6 genome encodes:
- a CDS encoding SMP-30/gluconolactonase/LRE family protein — protein sequence MFLLQAPRIHDMAVFTRLPERFRRTGVRSDWADANRGGQPTDCFLEGPVFDAAGHLYVSDIPFGRIFRIDPAGEWEQVAEWAGEPNGMKFLNDRELLVTDYRNGLMACDVITGEVRPYLDRRNSERFKGVNDLVFDSHGNVYFTDQGQTGLHDPTGRLYRLRPDGRLDLLLANVPSPNGVALSPDERVLYLAVTRGNQVWRVPLLDDGSVSKVSAFFTSYGPSGPDGLAVDEAGRVIVANPGLGLAWVLNHRAEPERVLRSCAGSSLTNIAFGGPDRKTLHATESVTGSVLRVALDTPGLTLHRAAR from the coding sequence ATGTTCCTGCTGCAAGCACCCCGGATCCACGACATGGCGGTCTTCACGCGCCTGCCCGAGCGCTTTCGCCGCACCGGTGTGCGCTCGGACTGGGCCGATGCAAACCGCGGCGGCCAGCCCACCGATTGTTTCCTGGAAGGTCCGGTGTTCGATGCGGCAGGCCATCTGTACGTGAGCGACATCCCTTTCGGGCGCATCTTCCGCATCGACCCCGCGGGCGAGTGGGAGCAGGTGGCCGAGTGGGCGGGCGAGCCCAACGGCATGAAGTTCCTGAACGACCGCGAACTGCTCGTCACCGACTACCGCAACGGCCTGATGGCCTGCGACGTGATCACCGGCGAGGTGCGCCCCTACCTCGACCGTCGCAACAGCGAGCGCTTCAAGGGCGTCAACGACCTGGTCTTCGACAGCCACGGCAACGTCTACTTCACCGACCAGGGGCAGACCGGCCTGCACGACCCGACCGGCCGCCTGTACCGGCTGCGCCCCGATGGCCGGCTCGACCTGCTGCTGGCCAACGTGCCCAGTCCCAACGGCGTGGCACTGTCGCCCGACGAGCGTGTGCTCTACCTGGCCGTCACGCGCGGCAACCAGGTCTGGCGCGTGCCGCTGCTGGACGACGGCAGCGTGTCCAAGGTGAGCGCGTTCTTCACCTCGTACGGACCGAGCGGGCCGGACGGCCTGGCGGTCGACGAGGCCGGTCGCGTGATCGTCGCCAATCCGGGGCTGGGTCTGGCCTGGGTGCTGAACCATCGCGCCGAACCTGAGCGGGTCCTGCGCAGTTGCGCCGGCAGTTCGCTGACCAACATCGCCTTCGGCGGGCCTGATCGCAAGACGCTGCATGCCACCGAATCCGTCACCGGATCGGTGCTGCGGGTGGCGCTGGACACGCCCGGACTGACCCTCCATCGGGCGGCCCGCTGA
- a CDS encoding Bug family tripartite tricarboxylate transporter substrate binding protein, which yields MKTRIRIALAAAALTVSALAQAQAWPAKPVKIVVPYAPGGAVDVVTRKIAAKLQEQTGQTFFVENKAGATGTIGLSSVVHAPADGYTLAANDTTFALLPHIFKKLPFDHEHDLVPVSAFVFAPMGVVVKGDSKYRTLADLIGAAKAEAEANKVTYGTGGAGTTPHFVSEALGIAAGVNFMHVPYKGAGEATMAMLSGTIDFQVASTPGVMGNVKGGKARLLAVSGAKRLAALPEVPTFAEAGIKNFGLINFTGLWAPKGTPQAVTDRLQREIATAMASADMKAFSEGIASEPGYWDAATFARDLHERTAYWGKVAANTAFERQ from the coding sequence ATGAAGACCCGAATTCGCATCGCCCTGGCTGCGGCCGCCCTCACCGTTTCTGCGCTCGCCCAGGCCCAGGCCTGGCCCGCCAAGCCCGTCAAGATCGTCGTGCCCTATGCACCGGGTGGGGCGGTCGATGTCGTGACGCGCAAGATCGCCGCCAAGCTCCAGGAGCAGACCGGCCAGACCTTCTTCGTCGAGAACAAGGCTGGCGCCACCGGCACGATCGGCCTGTCGTCCGTGGTGCATGCACCGGCCGACGGCTACACGCTGGCCGCCAACGACACGACCTTTGCGCTGCTGCCGCACATCTTCAAGAAGCTGCCGTTCGACCACGAGCATGACCTGGTGCCGGTCAGCGCCTTCGTCTTCGCGCCGATGGGCGTGGTCGTCAAGGGGGACTCGAAGTACCGCACGCTGGCCGACCTGATCGGCGCGGCCAAGGCCGAGGCCGAGGCCAACAAGGTGACCTACGGCACCGGCGGCGCCGGCACGACGCCGCACTTCGTCAGCGAAGCGCTGGGCATTGCCGCCGGCGTCAACTTCATGCACGTGCCGTACAAGGGCGCGGGCGAGGCCACCATGGCGATGCTGTCGGGCACCATCGACTTCCAGGTCGCCTCGACACCGGGCGTGATGGGCAACGTCAAGGGCGGCAAGGCGCGCCTGCTGGCAGTCAGCGGCGCCAAGCGGTTGGCCGCGTTGCCCGAGGTGCCGACCTTTGCGGAGGCCGGCATCAAGAACTTCGGCCTCATCAACTTCACCGGCCTGTGGGCACCCAAGGGCACACCGCAGGCCGTGACCGACCGACTGCAGAGGGAAATCGCCACCGCGATGGCCTCGGCGGACATGAAGGCCTTCTCCGAAGGCATCGCCTCCGAGCCGGGCTACTGGGACGCGGCGACCTTCGCCAGGGATCTGCACGAGCGCACGGCGTACTGGGGCAAGGTGGCGGCCAACACCGCCTTCGAGCGCCAGTGA
- a CDS encoding cyclase family protein produces the protein MTQRWVQAPPGSHWGEFGPDDHLGRMNLVTPQKVLQGIAEVRHGRTFCLSLPLDVPGGQAMNPRRIAPRRYAVTRDGKSAGQQGFCWSYAGEDPDLTDVVNDDLVLMSLQYSTQWDSLAHVGSRFDADGDGVDEAVFYNGFRAGEDIIAATEDRAAGEPHARYPQPAAKALGIERLAEHGVQGRGVLIDLAHHLGRRRQAVGYDTLMRILEADGIEVEAGDMVCLHTGFADTLLAMNRSPDVARLHETGSGLDGWDARLLNWIVDVRLACLVADNPAVELVVPKVLQLRPLRQARLPLHAHCLFKSGIHLGELWYLTELAGWLRSEHRHRFLLTAPPLRLPGAVGSPATPIATV, from the coding sequence ATGACGCAGCGCTGGGTTCAGGCACCACCTGGCAGCCACTGGGGCGAGTTCGGTCCGGACGACCACCTCGGGCGAATGAACCTCGTCACGCCGCAGAAGGTGCTGCAGGGCATCGCCGAAGTGCGGCACGGTCGCACCTTCTGTCTGAGCCTGCCGCTGGACGTGCCCGGCGGCCAGGCGATGAACCCGCGCCGCATCGCGCCGCGCCGTTATGCCGTGACGCGTGACGGCAAGAGCGCGGGCCAGCAGGGCTTCTGCTGGTCCTACGCCGGCGAGGATCCGGATCTCACCGATGTCGTCAACGACGACCTGGTGCTGATGAGCCTGCAGTACTCCACGCAGTGGGACAGCCTGGCCCACGTCGGCAGCCGCTTCGACGCCGATGGCGACGGCGTCGACGAGGCGGTCTTCTACAACGGCTTCCGCGCCGGCGAAGACATCATCGCGGCCACCGAGGACCGTGCGGCCGGTGAACCGCATGCACGCTACCCGCAGCCTGCGGCGAAGGCGCTCGGCATCGAGCGCCTGGCCGAGCACGGCGTGCAGGGCCGTGGCGTGCTGATCGACCTCGCGCATCACCTCGGCCGACGTCGCCAGGCGGTCGGCTACGACACGCTGATGCGCATCCTGGAGGCCGACGGCATCGAGGTCGAGGCGGGCGACATGGTGTGCCTGCACACCGGGTTCGCCGACACGCTGCTGGCGATGAACCGCTCGCCGGACGTCGCGCGGCTGCACGAGACCGGCAGCGGCCTCGACGGCTGGGATGCCAGGCTGCTGAACTGGATCGTCGATGTACGCCTGGCCTGCCTGGTCGCCGACAACCCTGCCGTCGAACTGGTGGTGCCCAAGGTCTTGCAGTTGCGCCCGCTGCGGCAGGCGCGGCTGCCGCTGCACGCGCACTGCCTGTTCAAGAGCGGCATCCACCTGGGCGAACTCTGGTACCTGACCGAGTTGGCCGGCTGGCTGCGATCCGAGCACCGCCATCGGTTCCTGCTGACCGCGCCGCCCCTGCGGCTGCCCGGTGCGGTGGGCTCGCCGGCCACGCCGATCGCCACGGTCTGA